A window of the Gordonia humi genome harbors these coding sequences:
- a CDS encoding TetR/AcrR family transcriptional regulator, with amino-acid sequence MSNSTPITRRSSYGPTSATVGKRGAHTRMRIVDVSLDLFDRHGYFNTSVDAIAKEADISRATLYQYFPGKDEIFLELLDVCGRAMYRVARRIGPLGPTRIGFDNLNWWLGEWSWVFDKYSTMFVQWATVANTEATVRSQVESFVDGYVHMLTRRLDEAELQGLDARSAAAILVAVVHRVNLFLATDRTFGRGVDEVVDGMSVVLQLMLFPQTPASVFDDVLGSKGDSSPIAVPTLPSIEGLSADERTADLSKRATRTVYALIEAGADQFRQKGYYRANVDDIVEAAGLARGTFYKYFKEKQDLLVAVSIEAVRESEQIVEQLRTVDTVDLDAEALRAWIRATVSFIDKYSGSINAWIERTADDDLVTRLGAHWLAVFDIAIVDTLVARDLKYPIDPVISAVVLRCLVSRLPETARELDPPLSESEIIDLLAETIERGFFNKTFLLASDDHTQ; translated from the coding sequence ATGTCGAACTCAACACCTATTACACGTCGATCCAGTTACGGCCCGACGAGCGCAACTGTCGGGAAACGTGGCGCGCACACCAGGATGAGGATCGTGGACGTCTCGCTGGATTTGTTTGACCGTCACGGCTACTTCAACACTTCCGTCGACGCGATCGCCAAGGAAGCGGACATCTCTCGTGCCACTTTGTACCAGTATTTTCCCGGCAAGGACGAGATCTTCCTCGAACTCCTCGATGTCTGCGGTAGAGCCATGTACCGAGTTGCGCGACGCATCGGTCCGCTGGGCCCGACCCGAATCGGCTTCGACAACCTCAACTGGTGGCTGGGCGAATGGAGTTGGGTATTCGACAAGTACTCGACGATGTTCGTGCAGTGGGCGACGGTGGCGAACACAGAGGCAACCGTCCGTTCGCAGGTCGAGAGCTTCGTCGACGGTTACGTGCACATGCTGACGAGACGACTCGACGAAGCCGAACTCCAAGGCCTGGACGCCCGGTCGGCCGCCGCGATCCTGGTCGCAGTGGTTCACCGTGTGAATTTATTCCTCGCAACCGATCGCACTTTCGGACGAGGCGTCGACGAAGTGGTCGATGGCATGTCGGTCGTGCTCCAACTCATGCTGTTTCCCCAGACACCGGCCTCTGTGTTCGACGATGTTCTCGGAAGCAAGGGCGATTCGTCGCCCATCGCAGTCCCGACGCTGCCCTCAATCGAAGGCTTGTCCGCCGACGAACGCACTGCCGATCTCAGCAAACGAGCAACTCGGACAGTGTACGCATTGATCGAGGCCGGGGCCGATCAGTTCCGCCAGAAGGGTTACTATCGTGCCAACGTCGACGACATCGTGGAGGCGGCCGGGCTCGCCCGCGGAACGTTCTACAAGTACTTCAAAGAAAAACAGGACCTGCTGGTCGCAGTGAGCATCGAAGCGGTACGCGAGTCCGAGCAGATCGTCGAACAGCTCCGAACGGTCGATACCGTAGATCTCGACGCAGAAGCTCTGCGGGCCTGGATACGAGCCACCGTCTCATTCATCGACAAGTACTCCGGCAGCATCAATGCGTGGATCGAACGGACCGCAGACGACGATCTGGTCACCCGGTTGGGCGCCCACTGGCTTGCCGTCTTCGACATCGCCATCGTCGACACCCTCGTGGCGCGCGACCTCAAATACCCTATCGACCCGGTCATCTCGGCGGTCGTGCTGCGCTGCCTCGTCTCCAGGCTTCCGGAGACTGCCCGGGAGCTCGATCCGCCGCTGTCCGAATCTGAGATCATCGATCTGCTCGCCGAGACCATCGAACGCGGATTCTTCAACAAGACGTTCCTTCTCGCCTCCGACGACCACACGCAGTGA
- a CDS encoding MaoC/PaaZ C-terminal domain-containing protein, translated as MTNPATLAVGDSALPRKFGPMTRQMFVKYAGASGDFNPMHYDDDLARGAGNPSVFSQGMHQTALLATFATDWLGAVNIRRFQVRFQNQVWPGDILTCSGTVVGVNESKEGAVVTVDLTCTRQTGDVAISGSADFAVSAP; from the coding sequence ATGACGAACCCCGCCACACTCGCCGTCGGTGACTCCGCGCTGCCGCGAAAGTTCGGTCCGATGACGCGGCAGATGTTCGTGAAGTATGCCGGCGCGTCCGGCGACTTCAATCCGATGCACTACGACGACGACCTGGCGCGCGGCGCCGGAAACCCGTCGGTATTCTCGCAGGGCATGCATCAAACCGCTCTGCTTGCCACGTTCGCCACCGACTGGCTCGGCGCAGTGAACATCAGACGCTTTCAGGTCCGCTTCCAGAATCAGGTATGGCCCGGGGACATCCTCACCTGCAGCGGAACGGTCGTCGGTGTCAACGAATCCAAAGAAGGCGCGGTCGTCACCGTTGATCTCACCTGCACTCGCCAGACCGGCGACGTTGCGATCTCTGGATCTGCGGACTTCGCAGTCAGCGCACCGTAG
- a CDS encoding FAS1-like dehydratase domain-containing protein, translated as MTHDPDDTASPVGTSGLPWEFRIEQGKIREFAAAMQSDNPAYQGPDAIIPPTFLVTAAQWAPAGVRVNVGFERKRLLHGEQQYEFVGRPPHVGDVLTAQEAVVERYEKPGKRGGQMRFAVVVTDYRDSEGRLVARATGTFIERAARKVTE; from the coding sequence ATGACGCATGATCCAGACGACACCGCCTCGCCTGTCGGCACCAGCGGCCTGCCCTGGGAATTCCGCATCGAGCAAGGCAAGATCCGCGAGTTCGCCGCCGCGATGCAATCGGACAATCCGGCGTATCAGGGCCCCGACGCAATCATTCCGCCCACCTTCCTGGTCACCGCCGCCCAATGGGCTCCGGCCGGAGTCCGCGTGAACGTCGGCTTCGAACGCAAGCGACTCCTCCACGGCGAGCAGCAGTACGAGTTCGTCGGCAGGCCGCCTCACGTCGGCGATGTGCTGACAGCACAGGAGGCCGTCGTCGAGCGGTATGAAAAGCCGGGGAAACGCGGCGGCCAGATGCGGTTCGCCGTCGTCGTCACTGACTACCGCGACTCGGAAGGGCGTCTCGTCGCCCGAGCGACCGGGACCTTCATCGAACGCGCAGCCCGAAAGGTCACAGAATGA
- a CDS encoding phosphotransferase family protein — protein MSYTPTRGDLGGNARDLLLAWLPERIAPGGSGFAISDFSSPDAGYSGKTVFFTADWTNAEGGRAHEDLVLRLQASEHQLFTEPDAPRQAEIMELLKDAPGVEVPEIVLIERSSAVLGAPFYLMRRTIGRTPSDVPSWHKRGWTTELTAQQRTTMFDNALRSLVAVHAVDAPETIEFLRKGADPSTSALTRYLADLREWYEWARDDIIVGTDTLATAYRVIMSTAPETDHEGVVWGDARVGNMAFADDMSVTALYDWETATTGPAEIDLGWWLMFEEFLCEGLSFSRPSGIPDSQGTVARYRELGGCVDDDITYYKLVAAFVLSLINNRLAALLTRDGLDPEIAHSYPVTSVELTSKYLAELSLGELS, from the coding sequence ATGAGCTACACCCCCACACGGGGAGACCTCGGTGGGAACGCCAGGGACCTTCTGCTCGCCTGGCTGCCGGAGCGCATCGCTCCCGGCGGCAGCGGGTTCGCGATCTCGGACTTCTCCAGCCCGGACGCCGGCTACTCGGGTAAGACGGTGTTCTTCACCGCCGACTGGACCAACGCCGAAGGCGGTCGGGCGCACGAGGACCTCGTGCTCCGCCTCCAGGCGTCGGAGCATCAGCTCTTCACCGAGCCCGACGCGCCCAGGCAGGCGGAGATCATGGAGCTCCTGAAGGACGCTCCCGGAGTCGAGGTCCCGGAGATCGTGCTCATCGAACGCAGTTCGGCCGTGCTCGGCGCTCCGTTCTATCTCATGCGCCGCACCATCGGCCGGACTCCCTCCGACGTGCCGAGCTGGCACAAGCGCGGGTGGACCACCGAGCTGACCGCGCAGCAGCGCACCACGATGTTCGACAACGCACTTCGATCGCTCGTCGCGGTACACGCCGTCGACGCACCGGAGACGATCGAATTCCTTCGGAAGGGCGCCGACCCGAGCACGTCGGCCCTTACGCGATACCTCGCCGACCTGCGCGAATGGTACGAGTGGGCACGCGACGACATCATCGTCGGGACCGACACGTTGGCGACCGCCTACCGCGTCATCATGTCCACGGCGCCGGAGACCGACCACGAGGGCGTCGTCTGGGGCGATGCCCGCGTGGGCAACATGGCGTTCGCCGACGACATGTCGGTGACGGCCCTGTACGACTGGGAGACCGCAACCACCGGCCCAGCCGAGATCGACCTCGGCTGGTGGCTGATGTTCGAGGAGTTCCTGTGCGAAGGGCTCAGCTTCAGCAGACCATCGGGGATTCCCGACAGCCAAGGGACCGTTGCGCGATACCGTGAGCTCGGCGGCTGCGTGGACGACGACATCACCTACTACAAGCTCGTCGCGGCGTTCGTCCTGTCGCTGATCAACAACAGGCTGGCCGCCCTGCTGACCCGCGACGGGCTCGATCCTGAGATCGCGCACAGCTACCCGGTGACCTCGGTCGAACTGACGAGCAAGTACCTCGCAGAACTATCCCTTGGAGAACTCTCATGA
- a CDS encoding TIGR03857 family LLM class F420-dependent oxidoreductase produces the protein MTPGADTRPRSQQVAAFGGYTLPGRVSDPRVAIGQAEAAERLGLGTLWLSERWGTKDFGVLSGAIGQATDSIKIASGITHFQSRHPAMLASMAMTAQAMTNGRIMIGIGRSVDAMWKAVGLPPPTNASIIDSVELFRKLCAGEKVRYDGPAGTYPSLRLADVPDQPVPPLVFAAIGPKGLGIAGRHFDGVLLHPFLTPAAVSESVKTVRAAEREAGRPTGSVKVYATVVVAPDLPPEKEIAVVGARAVTYYQIPTFGEQLAKVNGWSVDDLERLRSHPHLKDVRGAADSVRTRDELIDVASALTTEWITSASAVGSPADCQAMFDRYFDAGADEIVLHGSTPDLLGALFA, from the coding sequence ATGACTCCGGGTGCCGACACCCGTCCCCGGTCGCAGCAGGTGGCCGCCTTCGGCGGGTACACGCTGCCCGGCCGAGTGAGTGATCCGCGGGTGGCGATCGGTCAGGCGGAGGCGGCCGAGCGTCTCGGATTGGGCACGCTGTGGCTCAGTGAGCGCTGGGGGACCAAGGACTTCGGCGTCCTCTCCGGCGCGATCGGGCAGGCCACCGACTCGATCAAGATCGCATCGGGTATCACGCACTTCCAGTCGCGGCATCCCGCGATGCTGGCGTCCATGGCCATGACTGCGCAGGCGATGACGAACGGCCGGATCATGATCGGGATCGGCCGCAGTGTCGACGCCATGTGGAAGGCGGTCGGGTTGCCGCCGCCGACCAACGCGTCGATCATCGATTCGGTCGAGTTGTTCCGCAAACTGTGCGCAGGTGAGAAGGTCCGATACGACGGTCCGGCGGGCACGTATCCGTCGCTGCGTCTGGCTGATGTTCCTGACCAGCCGGTTCCTCCTCTGGTGTTTGCCGCGATCGGGCCGAAGGGGCTGGGTATCGCGGGCCGGCACTTCGACGGTGTGCTCCTGCATCCGTTTCTCACTCCCGCTGCAGTGTCCGAATCAGTGAAGACCGTGCGTGCGGCCGAGCGAGAGGCCGGGCGGCCGACGGGCAGCGTGAAGGTGTACGCGACCGTGGTGGTGGCGCCCGACCTGCCTCCGGAGAAGGAGATCGCGGTGGTCGGCGCACGTGCGGTGACGTACTACCAGATCCCGACCTTCGGTGAGCAGCTCGCGAAGGTCAACGGCTGGTCGGTGGACGATCTGGAACGTCTGCGGTCCCATCCGCATCTCAAAGACGTTCGAGGCGCCGCGGACTCGGTGCGCACGCGCGATGAGTTGATCGACGTCGCATCGGCACTGACGACAGAGTGGATCACGAGCGCGTCGGCCGTCGGGTCGCCTGCGGACTGCCAGGCGATGTTCGACCGTTACTTCGACGCGGGAGCCGACGAGATCGTGCTGCACGGCAGCACACCGGATCTGCTGGGGGCGCTGTTCGCCTGA
- a CDS encoding aldehyde dehydrogenase translates to MYEYQGMYVAGEWTAVSGPVIEVVSPADNRVIGQVSEARADDVDVAVHAARAALESGAWANSTAEDRAAVLDAIAAGIKARSGEFADLSSAEVGSPRAWASFGQVSTAVGVYAASAKALRTYEFESTRPSVIGGEVLVRRVPVGVVGAIVPWNAPLFTAALKLAPALAAGCTVVLKPSPDAPLALALFSEVLEQAGLPAGVVNIVSGGVETGRALVSNPGVDKISFTGSTAAGARIGEACSRDVRRVTLELGGKSAAIVLDDVEVDKKLIDGLVTGVMANNGQICVAQTRILVPRGRYDEVVEPLAEAVSAMRVGDPADRATEVGPVINAAARDRIEAAVSGAVAEGARVVAGGTRPEGLDAGSYVAPTVLADVDNQMAVARDELFGPVAVVVPYDDEDDAVRIANDSEYGLAGAVWSADTSRATRVAGRLRVGSVSVNSPAPVDFGSPFGGFKKSGFGREGGPEGIDAYVEAQSIIL, encoded by the coding sequence TTGTACGAGTACCAAGGAATGTATGTAGCGGGGGAGTGGACCGCGGTGTCCGGTCCCGTGATCGAGGTCGTCTCGCCTGCCGACAACCGCGTGATCGGTCAGGTGAGCGAGGCGAGGGCGGACGACGTCGACGTCGCCGTGCACGCTGCGCGGGCGGCGTTGGAGTCGGGCGCGTGGGCGAACTCCACGGCCGAGGACCGGGCCGCGGTCCTGGACGCGATCGCCGCGGGCATCAAGGCGCGGTCGGGTGAGTTCGCCGATCTGTCGTCGGCGGAAGTCGGCTCGCCGCGCGCCTGGGCCTCGTTCGGACAGGTGAGCACGGCGGTCGGGGTGTACGCGGCATCGGCGAAGGCGTTACGGACCTATGAGTTCGAGTCCACCCGGCCGTCGGTGATCGGCGGCGAGGTCCTCGTCCGACGAGTCCCGGTCGGAGTGGTCGGTGCGATCGTGCCGTGGAACGCGCCGTTGTTCACCGCGGCGTTGAAGCTCGCTCCGGCGTTGGCGGCGGGATGCACGGTGGTCCTCAAACCGTCGCCGGACGCTCCGTTGGCGCTCGCTCTGTTCAGCGAGGTGCTCGAACAGGCGGGACTGCCGGCCGGTGTCGTCAACATCGTCTCCGGGGGCGTCGAGACCGGACGGGCGCTCGTGTCGAACCCCGGTGTCGACAAGATCAGTTTCACCGGATCGACCGCGGCAGGCGCCAGAATCGGCGAGGCGTGCTCGCGCGACGTCCGTCGAGTGACTCTCGAACTCGGTGGCAAGTCGGCGGCGATCGTGCTCGACGACGTCGAAGTCGACAAGAAGCTCATCGACGGCCTGGTCACCGGCGTCATGGCCAACAACGGGCAGATCTGCGTCGCGCAGACGCGCATCCTGGTGCCGCGCGGTCGGTACGACGAAGTGGTCGAGCCGCTGGCCGAGGCGGTGTCGGCCATGCGGGTCGGTGATCCGGCGGATCGTGCCACCGAGGTGGGCCCGGTGATCAACGCCGCCGCGCGTGATCGAATCGAGGCCGCGGTCTCGGGCGCTGTGGCCGAGGGCGCCCGCGTCGTGGCGGGCGGCACGCGGCCGGAAGGTCTCGACGCCGGCTCGTACGTCGCGCCGACGGTGCTCGCCGACGTCGACAACCAGATGGCGGTCGCGCGCGACGAGCTCTTCGGTCCCGTCGCGGTGGTGGTTCCGTACGACGACGAGGACGACGCGGTGCGCATCGCGAACGACTCGGAATACGGATTGGCAGGTGCCGTCTGGTCGGCCGACACCTCGCGCGCGACCCGGGTCGCCGGCCGACTCCGGGTCGGATCGGTATCGGTCAACTCGCCGGCGCCCGTCGATTTCGGCAGCCCGTTCGGCGGATTCAAGAAGTCGGGATTCGGTCGCGAGGGCGGCCCCGAGGGTATCGACGCGTACGTCGAGGCGCAGTCGATCATTCTCTGA
- a CDS encoding NDMA-dependent alcohol dehydrogenase, with amino-acid sequence MQTQAAVLWERNSAWQIETIELDEPKEQEVLVELHASGMCHSDEHIVTGDMPFRLPCIGGHEGAGVVKKVGSHVSWLEPGDHVVFGFIPSCGRCPSCSTGHQNLCDLGAKIYSGNQIQDDTARHHVKGEDLALACGIGSFAHHTVVNEASCIKIESHHPLDRACLLGCGFITGWGSAVYTAGIRPGENVVVAGVGGIGASAIQGARLSGARTIVAIDPSEYKREVALRMGATHVASSWDEAPGVVAEATWHRGTDKFICAMGVGDGKLVAKALSMIAKRGELVVTNIHPMAERDVAVNLMDLTLQEKKITGSLYGSGNPRADIPKMLELWSTGAVDLDAMVTRTYPLDGVNDGYDDMRAGRNIRGILRYPAAEAASA; translated from the coding sequence ATGCAGACGCAAGCAGCGGTCCTGTGGGAGCGCAACTCCGCCTGGCAGATCGAGACGATCGAACTGGACGAACCCAAGGAGCAGGAGGTGCTCGTCGAACTGCACGCCTCGGGCATGTGCCACTCGGACGAGCACATAGTCACCGGTGACATGCCGTTCCGGCTGCCGTGCATCGGCGGCCACGAGGGCGCAGGCGTGGTGAAGAAGGTCGGATCGCACGTGTCCTGGCTCGAGCCCGGCGATCACGTCGTGTTCGGCTTCATCCCGTCGTGCGGCCGATGCCCGTCGTGCTCGACCGGTCACCAGAACCTCTGCGACCTCGGCGCGAAGATCTATTCGGGGAACCAGATCCAGGACGACACGGCGCGCCACCACGTCAAGGGCGAAGACCTCGCCCTGGCCTGCGGCATCGGATCGTTCGCGCACCACACCGTCGTGAACGAGGCGAGCTGCATCAAGATCGAGTCCCATCACCCGCTCGACCGGGCCTGCCTGCTCGGTTGCGGGTTTATCACCGGATGGGGTTCGGCGGTCTACACCGCGGGGATCCGGCCGGGCGAGAACGTGGTGGTCGCGGGTGTCGGCGGCATCGGGGCGTCGGCGATCCAGGGTGCACGGCTCTCCGGCGCGCGCACGATCGTGGCGATCGATCCCTCCGAGTACAAGCGGGAGGTGGCGTTGCGGATGGGCGCGACCCACGTCGCGAGCTCGTGGGATGAGGCGCCCGGCGTGGTCGCCGAGGCCACCTGGCACCGCGGCACAGACAAGTTCATCTGTGCGATGGGTGTCGGCGACGGCAAGCTGGTCGCGAAGGCCCTGTCCATGATCGCCAAGCGCGGCGAACTGGTCGTGACCAACATTCACCCGATGGCCGAGCGCGACGTCGCGGTGAACCTGATGGATCTGACCCTGCAGGAGAAGAAGATCACCGGAAGCCTGTACGGGTCGGGCAATCCCCGCGCGGACATTCCGAAGATGCTGGAGCTGTGGAGCACGGGAGCGGTCGACCTAGACGCGATGGTCACTCGCACCTACCCGCTGGACGGCGTCAACGACGGGTACGACGACATGCGCGCCGGCCGCAACATCCGCGGCATCCTCCGGTACCCGGCAGCCGAGGCGGCGTCGGCGTGA